The following are encoded together in the Pseudodesulfovibrio indicus genome:
- a CDS encoding NADase-type glycan-binding domain-containing protein, whose amino-acid sequence MEFSFGMPVRVTRLGVYNGHQGEGQFDKFRRIRSGRVVYPDGTEFPFWLRDEKGEQIIECPGKPYKSLRIVVDTVFPEGAPLARMKLAVSEIKLYLTLMSLPDGAPAGADFTPGPPPVDTVNPVPDEIKELLRTFYVLQTSLDEDYAQLFAPHVRDRFDFQFEVFKEMQRQRGTYRVLRTAMVDPSGLGFELVYLDKDVAEVRVFGSYRVQVANLDENLTEDSVFVLMKGTEGWKILELDGQEDLF is encoded by the coding sequence ATGGAGTTCTCCTTCGGCATGCCCGTGCGGGTCACCCGGCTCGGCGTGTACAACGGGCACCAGGGCGAAGGGCAGTTCGATAAATTTCGGCGCATCCGGTCCGGCCGGGTGGTCTATCCCGACGGCACGGAGTTCCCGTTCTGGCTGCGCGACGAAAAGGGCGAACAGATCATCGAATGTCCGGGCAAGCCCTACAAGTCCCTGCGCATCGTGGTCGATACGGTCTTTCCCGAGGGCGCGCCCCTGGCCCGGATGAAGCTGGCCGTGTCCGAGATCAAGCTCTACCTGACCCTGATGTCCCTGCCCGACGGCGCTCCTGCCGGTGCGGACTTCACGCCCGGGCCGCCGCCCGTGGACACCGTCAACCCCGTTCCAGACGAGATCAAGGAGCTGCTCCGGACCTTCTACGTCCTCCAGACCTCCCTGGACGAGGACTACGCCCAGCTCTTCGCGCCCCACGTGCGCGACCGTTTCGACTTCCAGTTCGAGGTCTTCAAGGAGATGCAGCGCCAGCGCGGAACCTACCGCGTGCTGCGCACCGCCATGGTGGACCCGTCCGGGCTGGGCTTCGAGCTGGTCTATCTGGACAAGGACGTGGCCGAGGTCCGGGTGTTCGGCTCCTACCGCGTCCAGGTGGCGAACCTGGACGAGAACCTGACCGAGGATTCGGTCTTCGTGCTCATGAAGGGCACCGAAGGTTGGAAGATCCTGGAACTCGATGGCCAGGAAGACTTGTTTTAA
- the ahcY gene encoding adenosylhomocysteinase translates to MSKNVTPVDPKCENKVADMSLAEWGHMEMQLSEREMPGLMSIIDKYGKDKPLKGLKVTGSLHMTIQTAMLIKCLHALGADIRWASCNIFSTQDHAAAAIADSGMAKVFAWKGETLEDYWWCTEQALTWPDGSGPDLIVDDGGDATLLIHQGVKVEADPSLCDKTYDVHEFQIIMDRLAASVKANPTKWTEISKKVRGVSEETTTGVHRLYEMQRAGELLFPAINVNDSVTKSKFDNLYGCRESLADGIKRATDVMVAGKVVVVVGYGDVGKGCAQSMRGFGARVLVTEIDPICALQAAMEGYEVTTMDDAAPRGDIFVTCTGNYHVVTGQHMEMMKDEAILCNIGHFDSEIEMIYLEKTKGCVKKTVKPQVDKWTMPSGKSIIVLAEGRLVNLGCATGHPSFVMSNSFTNQALAQIDLALNDYEPKVMILPKKLDEEVARLHLARLGVKLEKLTKKQADYIGVDPEGPYKPDHYRY, encoded by the coding sequence ATGTCCAAGAACGTCACGCCCGTCGATCCCAAATGCGAGAACAAGGTCGCCGACATGTCCCTGGCCGAGTGGGGCCACATGGAGATGCAGCTGTCCGAGCGCGAGATGCCGGGCCTCATGTCCATCATCGATAAATACGGCAAGGACAAGCCGCTCAAGGGGCTCAAGGTCACCGGCTCCCTGCACATGACCATCCAGACCGCCATGCTCATCAAATGCCTGCACGCCCTGGGCGCGGACATCCGCTGGGCGTCCTGCAACATCTTCTCCACCCAGGACCACGCCGCGGCCGCCATTGCCGACTCCGGCATGGCCAAGGTCTTCGCCTGGAAGGGTGAGACCCTGGAGGACTACTGGTGGTGCACCGAGCAGGCCCTGACTTGGCCCGACGGCTCCGGCCCGGACCTGATCGTGGACGACGGCGGCGACGCCACCCTGCTCATCCACCAGGGCGTCAAGGTCGAGGCCGACCCGTCCCTGTGCGACAAGACCTACGACGTGCACGAGTTCCAGATCATCATGGACCGTCTGGCCGCGTCCGTGAAGGCCAACCCGACCAAGTGGACCGAAATCTCCAAGAAGGTCCGGGGCGTGTCCGAGGAAACCACCACCGGCGTGCACCGTCTCTACGAGATGCAGCGCGCGGGCGAACTGCTTTTCCCGGCCATCAACGTCAACGACTCCGTGACCAAGTCCAAGTTCGACAACCTCTACGGCTGCCGCGAGTCCCTGGCCGACGGCATCAAGCGCGCCACCGACGTCATGGTCGCGGGCAAGGTCGTGGTCGTGGTCGGCTACGGCGACGTGGGCAAGGGCTGTGCCCAGTCCATGCGCGGCTTCGGCGCGCGCGTGCTGGTCACCGAGATCGACCCCATCTGCGCCCTGCAGGCCGCCATGGAAGGGTACGAGGTGACCACCATGGACGACGCCGCCCCGCGCGGCGACATCTTCGTCACCTGCACCGGCAACTACCACGTGGTCACCGGCCAGCACATGGAGATGATGAAGGACGAGGCGATCCTCTGCAACATCGGCCACTTCGACTCCGAGATCGAGATGATCTACCTGGAGAAGACCAAGGGCTGCGTCAAGAAGACCGTCAAGCCCCAGGTGGACAAGTGGACCATGCCCTCCGGCAAGTCCATCATCGTCCTGGCCGAAGGCCGCCTGGTCAACCTCGGCTGCGCCACCGGCCACCCGAGCTTCGTCATGTCCAACTCCTTCACCAACCAGGCCCTGGCCCAGATCGACCTGGCCCTGAACGACTACGAGCCCAAGGTCATGATCCTGCCCAAGAAGCTCGACGAGGAAGTCGCCCGCCTGCACCTCGCCCGCCTCGGCGTGAAGCTCGAAAAGCTCACCAAGAAGCAGGCCGACTACATCGGTGTGGACCCCGAAGGACCCTACAAGCCCGACCATTACAGGTACTAG